From Streptosporangium album, the proteins below share one genomic window:
- a CDS encoding MGMT family protein encodes MEPVGHPSPYAERVLDLVERIPRGMVMSYGDIAEYLGEGGPRQVGKVMSTWGGGVPWWRVVHADGTPPPGHERRCMIRWQEERTPLRGARADMRVARWDGLPANTE; translated from the coding sequence ATGGAGCCGGTAGGCCATCCGTCCCCGTACGCGGAGAGGGTGCTCGACCTGGTCGAGCGCATCCCGCGTGGCATGGTGATGTCCTACGGCGACATCGCCGAATATCTCGGCGAGGGAGGTCCCCGCCAGGTCGGCAAGGTCATGTCCACCTGGGGCGGCGGCGTGCCCTGGTGGCGTGTGGTGCACGCGGACGGGACCCCGCCACCCGGCCACGAGCGCAGATGCATGATCAGATGGCAGGAGGAGCGGACCCCGTTGAGGGGGGCCCGCGCCGATATGCGTGTGGCGCGATGGGACGGATTGCCAGCGAATACGGAGTAA
- a CDS encoding S8 family peptidase, translating into MLRRRRPWAAGVLVALSVMVAAPAGAADVREDQHWVLKALNVEQAWKVTKGAGVTVALVDSRVDGHVAELRGRVVSGPGMGSVTSENGPAEAWHGTAMASLIAGAGKGGGGLLGTAPEARILSLPVVLLRRNGDQSTLPEEDQRTGADSPLARAIRYAADHGAEVVSMSLGAYGPHRAEREAVSYALSRGVVLVAAVGNDGSSDYALDNATSFWNFPAGYSGVIGVGAVDSGDRPALFSSDNLSVLVSAPGVDVPVVTPGGDYGASEGTSAATALVAGVAALIKAKYPNISPHLVSQALTSTARSASAAGYDDHIGFGVVDAGAALARAGELISRTAEVPAPTGEHFGPGLQHQEPARPGPDPVRLWLYGAGLLGGLLAFTGAVVMLSRRPELTAPAPARHAEGRRPWP; encoded by the coding sequence GTGCTGAGGCGCCGGCGGCCGTGGGCGGCGGGTGTCCTGGTCGCGCTCTCCGTCATGGTCGCCGCTCCGGCGGGCGCCGCCGACGTGCGCGAGGACCAGCACTGGGTGCTGAAGGCGCTGAACGTCGAGCAGGCATGGAAGGTCACCAAGGGAGCGGGCGTCACCGTGGCCCTGGTGGACAGCAGGGTGGACGGCCATGTCGCGGAGTTGCGCGGCCGGGTCGTCTCCGGGCCCGGCATGGGCTCGGTGACGTCGGAGAACGGGCCCGCGGAGGCCTGGCACGGCACCGCGATGGCCTCGCTCATCGCCGGGGCGGGAAAGGGGGGCGGCGGCCTCCTCGGGACCGCGCCGGAGGCCCGGATCCTCTCGCTGCCCGTGGTCCTGCTGCGGCGTAACGGGGACCAGAGCACCCTGCCGGAGGAGGACCAGCGGACGGGGGCCGACAGTCCGCTGGCCCGAGCGATCCGCTACGCCGCCGACCACGGGGCCGAGGTCGTCAGCATGTCCCTGGGCGCCTACGGGCCGCACAGGGCCGAGCGCGAGGCGGTCTCCTACGCGCTGTCGCGGGGCGTGGTGCTGGTCGCGGCCGTCGGCAACGACGGCAGTTCCGACTACGCCCTCGACAACGCCACCTCCTTCTGGAACTTCCCCGCCGGATATTCCGGGGTCATCGGGGTGGGCGCCGTCGACTCGGGGGACAGACCGGCTCTGTTCAGCAGCGACAACCTGTCGGTCCTGGTCTCCGCGCCGGGTGTGGACGTGCCGGTGGTGACACCGGGCGGTGACTACGGCGCCTCGGAGGGGACCAGTGCGGCGACCGCGCTGGTGGCGGGGGTCGCCGCACTCATAAAAGCGAAATATCCGAATATCTCGCCGCACCTGGTGTCACAGGCCCTCACCTCCACCGCCAGATCCGCGTCCGCCGCCGGATACGACGACCACATCGGGTTCGGCGTCGTCGACGCCGGCGCGGCACTCGCCAGGGCGGGCGAGCTGATCAGCCGTACGGCGGAGGTGCCGGCACCGACCGGCGAGCACTTCGGCCCGGGCCTCCAGCATCAGGAGCCCGCCAGGCCCGGCCCCGATCCGGTCCGGCTCTGGCTGTACGGCGCGGGCCTGCTCGGTGGGTTGCTCGCGTTCACCGGCGCCGTGGTGATGCTCAGCCGGCGCCCGGAGCTCACCGCGCCGGCGCCGGCGCGGCACGCGGAAGGCCGGAGACCGTGGCCGTGA
- a CDS encoding alpha/beta fold hydrolase, which produces MEPISNWPGELVDLGEQRIHVRSTPPGPRETAVYVHGLAGSATNWTDLMGELSDVVTGHALDLPGAGHSPEDPGGDYSVDAYSRTVGALIERVADGPVHLFGNSMGGAISVRVAATRPELVRSLTLISPALPDLLPRYGPARVALSAVPRLGEWAATQLSALPAERRLNATLGMCYADLGRVHPERLREAAEELRRRDGLPYAAAALVGSARGLVAEYFRRGEENLWRQAAEVTAPTLVIHGRHDRLVNPRMAARAGRTFPDVRLVLLPDAGHVAQMELPERVAREARRLIGETASVSIGND; this is translated from the coding sequence ATGGAGCCGATCTCGAACTGGCCGGGTGAGCTGGTCGACCTGGGAGAGCAGCGGATTCACGTGCGGTCGACCCCGCCCGGGCCTCGGGAGACCGCCGTCTACGTGCACGGCCTCGCGGGCTCGGCGACCAACTGGACCGACCTGATGGGCGAGCTGTCCGATGTGGTCACCGGCCATGCGCTCGACCTGCCGGGAGCGGGGCACTCACCGGAGGACCCCGGCGGTGACTACTCCGTCGACGCCTATTCCAGAACCGTCGGTGCGCTGATCGAGCGGGTCGCCGACGGACCCGTCCACCTGTTCGGCAATTCCATGGGCGGTGCGATATCCGTACGGGTCGCCGCGACCCGTCCGGAGCTGGTCCGCTCGCTCACGCTCATCTCACCGGCCCTGCCCGACCTGCTCCCCAGGTACGGCCCGGCACGGGTGGCCCTGTCGGCGGTACCGAGGCTGGGGGAGTGGGCCGCGACGCAGTTGAGTGCCCTGCCCGCCGAGCGCAGGCTCAACGCCACGCTCGGCATGTGCTACGCCGACCTCGGCAGGGTCCATCCGGAGCGGCTCCGTGAGGCGGCCGAAGAGCTGCGCCGCAGGGACGGCCTGCCGTACGCGGCGGCCGCGCTGGTCGGCTCGGCGCGAGGTCTCGTCGCCGAGTACTTCCGGCGCGGCGAGGAGAATCTGTGGCGGCAGGCGGCCGAGGTGACCGCCCCCACGCTGGTCATCCACGGCCGCCACGACCGGCTCGTCAACCCGCGCATGGCCGCGCGGGCCGGGCGGACGTTCCCCGATGTGCGGCTGGTGCTCCTGCCCGACGCCGGGCACGTGGCGCAGATGGAACTGCCCGAGAGAGTGGCCCGGGAGGCCCGGCGCCTGATAGGTGAGACTGCCTCCGTCTCGATTGGGAATGACTGA
- the moeZ gene encoding adenylyltransferase/sulfurtransferase MoeZ, whose amino-acid sequence MSLPPLVEPAAELTVDEVRRYSRHLIIPDVGMAGQKRLKNAKVLCVGAGGLGSPALLYLAAAGVGTLGVIDFDVVDESNLQRQVIHGQSDVGRLKAESAADSVREINPLVDVVVHTMALTTDNVMDIFSRYDLIVDGTDNFATRYMVNDAAVLLGKPYVWGSIYRFDGQASVFWAEHGPCYRCLYPEPPPPGMVPSCAEGGVLGVLCASIGSIQVNEAIKLLAGIGEPLVGRLMIYDALEMNYRTVKVRKDPECVLCGKNPTVTELLEDYEAFCGAVSQEAQEAASGSTITAAELKSLQDADENIYVIDVREPNEYEIVSIPGAVLIPKGEFLNGSALEKLPQDKRIVLHCKSGARSAEVLAIVKNAGFSDAVHVGGGVLSWVKTVDPSLPTY is encoded by the coding sequence GTGTCGTTGCCACCGCTGGTAGAGCCGGCAGCCGAGCTGACCGTCGACGAGGTGCGCCGTTACTCGCGCCACCTGATCATCCCCGACGTGGGCATGGCCGGACAGAAGCGCCTGAAGAACGCCAAGGTGCTCTGCGTGGGCGCCGGCGGCCTGGGCTCCCCCGCGCTGCTGTATCTCGCGGCCGCGGGCGTGGGCACGCTCGGGGTCATCGACTTCGACGTGGTCGACGAGTCCAACCTGCAGCGTCAGGTCATCCACGGCCAGTCGGACGTCGGCCGCCTCAAGGCGGAGAGCGCCGCGGACAGTGTCAGGGAGATCAACCCGCTGGTCGACGTGGTCGTCCACACCATGGCGCTCACCACCGACAACGTCATGGACATCTTCTCCCGGTACGACCTGATCGTGGACGGCACCGACAACTTCGCCACCCGCTACATGGTGAACGACGCGGCCGTCCTCCTCGGCAAGCCGTACGTCTGGGGCTCCATCTACCGCTTCGACGGGCAGGCCAGCGTGTTCTGGGCCGAGCACGGTCCCTGCTACCGCTGCCTCTACCCCGAGCCCCCGCCCCCCGGCATGGTCCCCTCCTGCGCCGAGGGCGGCGTGCTCGGCGTGCTCTGCGCGTCCATCGGCTCCATCCAGGTCAACGAGGCCATCAAGCTCCTCGCCGGCATCGGCGAGCCCCTGGTCGGCCGTCTGATGATCTACGACGCCCTGGAGATGAACTACCGCACGGTCAAGGTCCGCAAGGACCCCGAGTGCGTGCTCTGCGGCAAGAACCCGACGGTCACCGAGCTCCTGGAGGACTACGAGGCGTTCTGCGGCGCGGTCTCCCAGGAGGCGCAGGAGGCGGCCTCCGGCTCCACCATCACCGCGGCCGAGCTCAAGTCCCTGCAGGACGCCGACGAGAACATCTACGTCATCGACGTCCGCGAGCCGAACGAGTATGAGATCGTCTCCATTCCCGGTGCCGTGCTCATCCCCAAGGGTGAGTTCCTCAACGGCTCCGCGCTGGAGAAGCTCCCGCAGGACAAGCGCATCGTTCTCCACTGCAAGTCCGGTGCCCGGTCGGCGGAGGTGCTGGCGATCGTCAAGAACGCCGGCTTCTCCGACGCGGTCCATGTGGGTGGCGGCGTGCTGAGCTGGGTCAAGACGGTCGACCCCAGCCTGCCGACCTACTGA
- a CDS encoding S8 family serine peptidase, whose amino-acid sequence MLRRAAVAAVLALIALGPASAAHADDVRGSQRQVLRTLDLPRAWRISEGGGVTVAVLDSGVDPGHRDLAGSVTVGKDFTAGANPPGVTPLRLHGTYMASLIAGHGHGPGRADGVVGVAPRARVLSVRVILEDEEPGFREFNTAERFENVVAQGIRYAVDQGAGVINMSISKELATKEERAAIRYAISRGVVLVAAAGNDGAGKPDSTGYAPYSYPAAFPGVVSVAAADRGLRRASFSNWNPSVLVAAPGVDILGAGPGDAYWVGRGTSQATALVSGVAALIKAKYPNMSPVLVAQALTTGAIRRPVGGYDTGMGFGVVNAPRALAEAARISRHTLTAQGPAGHDPTRPLGRGADPVQVIHRDRRKITLYVGVAVAAGLGALASLTVIVVLAGRARSAGGPADDTAEPPAPAP is encoded by the coding sequence GTGCTGAGACGGGCCGCCGTCGCCGCGGTGCTGGCCCTGATCGCGTTGGGGCCGGCGTCGGCCGCGCACGCCGACGACGTGAGGGGCAGCCAGCGCCAGGTGCTGCGGACCCTCGACCTGCCCCGTGCCTGGCGGATCTCCGAGGGCGGGGGCGTGACGGTGGCGGTGCTGGACTCGGGGGTGGACCCGGGCCACCGCGACCTGGCGGGCTCGGTGACCGTGGGCAAGGACTTCACCGCGGGGGCCAACCCACCGGGAGTCACCCCTCTGCGGTTGCACGGGACCTACATGGCCTCGCTCATCGCCGGGCACGGGCATGGGCCCGGCAGGGCGGACGGGGTGGTCGGCGTCGCGCCCAGGGCGCGGGTGCTGTCGGTCCGGGTGATCCTGGAGGACGAGGAACCGGGGTTCCGGGAGTTCAACACCGCCGAGCGGTTCGAGAACGTGGTGGCCCAGGGCATCAGATACGCCGTGGACCAGGGCGCGGGCGTGATCAATATGTCGATCTCCAAGGAGCTGGCGACCAAGGAGGAGCGGGCGGCGATCCGGTATGCGATCTCCCGGGGGGTCGTGCTCGTCGCGGCGGCGGGTAACGACGGGGCGGGCAAGCCCGACTCCACCGGCTACGCCCCCTACTCCTACCCGGCGGCCTTCCCCGGGGTGGTCTCGGTCGCCGCGGCGGACCGCGGGCTGCGCAGAGCGTCGTTCTCCAACTGGAACCCCTCGGTCCTGGTGGCCGCGCCCGGGGTGGACATCCTCGGTGCGGGGCCCGGCGACGCGTACTGGGTCGGCCGCGGGACATCGCAGGCGACCGCACTCGTCTCCGGAGTCGCCGCGCTGATTAAAGCGAAATATCCAAATATGTCGCCCGTGCTGGTCGCGCAGGCGCTCACCACCGGGGCGATCCGGCGGCCGGTGGGAGGCTACGACACCGGTATGGGCTTCGGCGTGGTCAACGCTCCCCGGGCCCTCGCCGAGGCGGCCAGGATCTCCCGTCACACCCTCACCGCCCAGGGGCCCGCCGGCCACGATCCCACGCGCCCGCTGGGCAGGGGGGCGGATCCGGTGCAGGTGATTCATCGGGACCGGCGCAAGATCACCCTTTACGTGGGGGTGGCCGTGGCCGCCGGACTCGGCGCGCTCGCGTCCCTGACCGTGATCGTCGTCCTCGCCGGCCGGGCACGGTCCGCGGGCGGGCCCGCGGATGACACGGCCGAGCCTCCGGCCCCGGCCCCCTGA